One genomic segment of Chitinophaga sancti includes these proteins:
- a CDS encoding DUF1634 domain-containing protein: protein MMKQLFSKEFWQERDVEMFIGKQLRWGVITSSIIAFIGGIIYLSSHGGGMPQYHVFNGAPQYVRHLPGIFHGVARGDGMAIIQLGVVVLLATPITRIAFSVIAFAMEKDKLYVVITLIVLSIIIFSIFSGLGG from the coding sequence ATGATGAAACAGTTATTTTCAAAAGAATTCTGGCAGGAAAGAGATGTGGAGATGTTTATCGGAAAACAATTACGTTGGGGTGTGATCACATCCAGCATCATTGCATTCATTGGTGGTATTATCTATTTATCCAGCCATGGTGGCGGTATGCCGCAGTATCATGTATTCAATGGTGCGCCTCAGTATGTAAGACATTTACCGGGTATTTTTCATGGGGTAGCACGCGGCGATGGAATGGCGATTATACAGTTGGGCGTTGTGGTATTGTTAGCAACACCTATCACCCGTATTGCATTTTCTGTCATCGCATTTGCGATGGAAAAAGATAAACTCTATGTGGTGATCACCTTAATTGTTCTGAGCATTATTATATTCAGCATATTCAGCGGACTGGGAGGTTGA
- a CDS encoding sulfite exporter TauE/SafE family protein, which translates to MSILLFSLILLVGAFMAGMLGSLTGLGGGVVLIPLLTIVFHVDIRYAIGASLVASIANSSGAAAAYIKEGITNVRIGMFLEIATTTGAIIGALLAIYTPTSVVAVLFGVVLLFSAAMTIRKKNEHGDNTSNSKLASILKLNNSYPVNGEMVPYKVRGVGGGYALMTLAGIVSGLLGIGSGALKVLAMDNVMRIPFKVSTTTSNFMIGVTAAASAVVYLQRGYIDPGIAMPVVLGVLAGAFGGSRLLMKMDVKKLRLLFSIVISALAIQMIYNGLTGKL; encoded by the coding sequence ATGTCGATACTATTATTTTCACTTATCCTGCTTGTCGGCGCATTTATGGCTGGCATGCTCGGTTCTCTTACCGGCCTTGGAGGAGGCGTGGTCCTCATTCCATTACTAACGATTGTATTTCATGTAGACATCCGCTATGCAATCGGTGCGTCGCTGGTAGCCTCTATCGCTAACTCATCGGGCGCTGCGGCGGCTTATATCAAGGAAGGAATCACGAACGTACGTATTGGTATGTTCCTCGAAATTGCCACGACTACCGGTGCGATTATCGGGGCATTATTAGCTATTTACACACCGACTTCGGTGGTAGCGGTCCTCTTCGGTGTGGTACTGCTTTTCAGCGCAGCAATGACCATCCGTAAAAAGAATGAGCATGGCGATAATACCAGCAACAGCAAACTGGCGAGCATTCTCAAACTAAATAACTCTTATCCGGTGAATGGCGAAATGGTGCCTTACAAAGTACGTGGTGTAGGTGGAGGGTATGCCCTCATGACCCTTGCAGGTATTGTATCAGGGCTGTTGGGGATTGGTTCCGGTGCTTTGAAAGTATTAGCGATGGACAATGTGATGCGTATTCCGTTTAAAGTATCTACTACAACCAGCAACTTCATGATCGGTGTCACAGCTGCAGCGAGTGCCGTGGTGTATTTGCAAAGAGGTTATATCGATCCGGGTATTGCCATGCCGGTCGTATTGGGGGTACTGGCAGGTGCATTTGGTGGCTCCAGACTGCTGATGAAAATGGACGTAAAGAAACTGAGACTGCTCTTTAGCATAGTGATCAGCGCACTCGCCATACAGATGATCTATAATGGTTTAACAGGTAAATTGTAA
- a CDS encoding FadR/GntR family transcriptional regulator, with translation MSNIRRLRKMANSIKLADKVIYQLQQDISLGKYKPGELIPPEPVLMELFNVGRSTIREAIKTLSNAGILRVQQGAGTFVSSTENNESLDKRLRRAARMEVNQVRSLLEIEIARLATLFRDDQDLSYISAALNDRWQAIQSENYEAAADADIRFHKSIAQASHNSVLADLYQTFTGVIRESFSQREKPHVQQFQQTHQLHADLLNAIKNQDIAAATRVVTQILETNF, from the coding sequence TTGTCAAACATCAGACGTTTAAGAAAGATGGCAAATTCAATCAAACTGGCCGATAAGGTCATCTACCAATTGCAACAGGACATTTCGCTGGGGAAATATAAACCCGGTGAGTTAATTCCCCCGGAACCCGTACTCATGGAGCTATTCAATGTAGGCCGGTCCACCATCAGGGAAGCGATCAAAACACTTTCCAACGCGGGGATCCTGCGGGTACAACAAGGGGCAGGCACCTTTGTGAGCAGTACAGAGAACAATGAATCACTGGATAAGCGTCTTCGCCGTGCTGCCAGGATGGAAGTAAACCAGGTGAGGTCGCTACTGGAAATTGAGATTGCCAGATTGGCTACCCTATTCAGGGATGATCAGGACCTCAGCTATATTAGCGCCGCCCTGAACGACAGGTGGCAGGCCATTCAATCAGAAAATTACGAAGCTGCTGCTGATGCAGATATCCGGTTTCATAAATCGATTGCCCAGGCCTCTCACAACAGTGTGCTCGCTGACTTATACCAGACATTTACAGGGGTAATCAGGGAATCGTTTTCACAGCGGGAGAAACCGCATGTACAACAGTTCCAACAAACGCACCAGCTACATGCTGACCTGCTGAATGCTATCAAAAATCAGGATATCGCTGCCGCAACCAGGGTTGTGACCCAAATCCTGGAAACGAACTTCTAA